One genomic window of Corticium candelabrum chromosome 21, ooCorCand1.1, whole genome shotgun sequence includes the following:
- the LOC134196917 gene encoding shootin-1-like, whose protein sequence is MGEGLENCDVQQTTQWLTSLGLTQDYGDTLREHNVNGAKLLEVDNVLLDEWYIHSGADRLKILQSVLDVREQMAASRRFHLGVTIEDVYKDSGMMMIRRGLDPIGEEDEEADESASSRIKAVQNARRVESVGATSLSVERREVKRDGKESVDVLAGENVTLRRKLEESERRLSRLVKFEVEMTQLHKAYETLESQGAKREKLEMAMRARLEAEVKRLRDTNQLLQAEMESQMTASSANLDEISYKLSERDQTIVTISNRLATSQAGCEQLQQQLRQCQSQLAERTVELERTQQELETARDDIETLKDDLLKKSALSERVYSLQEALASLHEATEKREALEESLRWRMEQEIKKLKKERQANWRKSAPIINPIALDMNGQSASPPEEAAAHQLWHSPNPPSSNSKASPFSHNTATDQKVSQLDLAVKSLQAVVRRKEQEVEMLEKQTVGVQEWLSPEPPLLSVIPPSPQAVGSPSLRPALHSTPNPVSRIQQQQQQLVPPQQGNSFYGSTSDGIIYEGEALEV, encoded by the exons ATGGGCGAGGGACTAGAAAACTGCGACGTCCAACAAACAACGCAATGGCTGACGAGCCTCGGGCTCACTCAAGATTATGGCGACACACTCAGAG AGCACAACGTGAATGGCGCAAAGCTACTGGAAGTCGATAACGTCCTCTTGG ATGAGTGGTATATTCATTCTGGAGCTGACCGGTTGAAGATCTTACAAAGCGTTCTCGACGTGCGGGAACAGATGGCGGCTTCGAGGCGCTTTCATTTGGGTGTGACGATCGAggacgtgtacaaagacagtGGGATGATGATGATTAGGCGAGGATTAGATCCGATAGGAGAGGAGGACGAGGAGGCAGATGAGTCGGCGTCTAGTAGGATAAAAGCCGTGCAGAATGCGAGGAGAGTCGAGTCTGTGGGAGCTACTAGTTTGAGCGTGGAGAGACGCGAAGTGAAGAGAGACGGGAAAGAGAGTGTGGATGTGTTGGCGGGAGAGAATGTGACGTTACGGAGGAAGCTGGAGGAAAGCGAAAGGAGACTGAGTCGCTTAGTGAAG TTTGAAGTTGAGATGACACAGTTACATAAAGCATACGAGACGCTTGAGTCACAAGGAGCAAAGAGAGAAAAACTAGAGATGGCAATGAGGGCGAGACTTGAGGCCGAAGTGAAGCGTCTAAGAGATACAAACCAGTTGCTGCAGG ctgAAATGGAATCTCAAATGACTGCTTCCTCTGCT AATTTGGATGAAATCAGCTACAAGCTATCTGAACGTGATCAAACAATCGTAACCATCTCCAACAGAT TGGCGACATCACAGGCGGGATGTGAACAGCTTCAACAACAGTTGCGGCAATGCCAGTCACAACTTGCAGAGAGGACGGTTGAGTTGGAACGCACACAGCAAGAGCTGGAGACAGCAAGAGATGATATAGAAACACTCAAGGATGAT TTGCTGAAGAAGAGTGCTTTGTCTGAGCGTGTTTACTCACTACAAGAAGCACTGGCATCACTTCATGAAGCAACAGAGAAGAGAGAGGCATTAGAGGAATCGTTAAGATGGAGAATGGAGCAGGAAATCAAGAAACTGAAGAAAGAACGGCAAGCAAATTGGAGGAAAAGTGCGCCTATTATCAATCCTATTGCTCTAGACATG AATGGCCAGTCAGCAAGCCCACCTGAAGAAGCAGCAGCCCATCAACTATGGCACTCACCCAACCCACCATCTTCCAACAGCAAAGCATCCCCTTTCTCACACAACACGGCAACGGACCAGAAAGTCTCACAGCTCGATCTCGC GGTAAAATCGCTTCAAGCCGTCGTCCGTAGGAAAGAGCAGGAAGTCGAAATgctagaaaaacaaacagtcgGCGTGCAAGAATGGTTATCTCCCGAACCCCCCTTATTATCAGTCATCCCACCATCACCACAGGCAGTGGGCAGCCCCTCTCTCCGTCCAGCACTGCATTCAACTCCCAATCCAGTGTCAAGAatccaacaacaacagcagcagttaGTGCCACCACAGCAAGGGAACTCATTTTACGGATCAACGTCAGATGGGATTATATATGAAGGAGAAGCTTTGGAAGTTTAA